Proteins encoded within one genomic window of Brenneria nigrifluens DSM 30175 = ATCC 13028:
- a CDS encoding succinyl-CoA--3-ketoacid-CoA transferase: MNARDRIARRAAAYFLAGDVINLGIGIPSLCSDYAPPGVMFHTENGLVGMGPLVEGVLAVEGFSNATALRFVPAPGASTFDSAESFALVRSGKLAATVLGGLQVAENGDLANWAQPGRVFGMGGAMDLVNGARKVIITMELCTKKGEPKIVDSCSYPLTGKGCVNHIVTEQCVIDVTHDGLVLVELLEGLTPEDIQRQVEPRLLIAERLATMQA, encoded by the coding sequence ATGAACGCGCGAGATCGGATAGCCCGGCGCGCCGCGGCCTATTTTTTAGCCGGCGACGTCATCAACCTCGGCATCGGCATCCCCAGCCTGTGCAGCGACTACGCGCCTCCCGGCGTGATGTTCCACACCGAAAACGGACTGGTGGGCATGGGGCCGCTGGTGGAGGGCGTGCTGGCGGTGGAGGGGTTCTCCAACGCCACCGCCCTGCGTTTCGTGCCGGCGCCCGGCGCCAGTACCTTCGACAGCGCCGAATCCTTCGCCCTGGTGCGCTCCGGCAAACTGGCGGCGACGGTGCTGGGAGGATTGCAGGTGGCGGAGAACGGCGATCTGGCCAATTGGGCGCAGCCCGGCCGCGTATTCGGCATGGGCGGGGCGATGGATCTGGTCAACGGCGCGCGGAAAGTGATTATCACCATGGAGCTGTGCACCAAAAAAGGAGAGCCGAAGATTGTTGACTCATGCAGCTATCCGCTAACGGGCAAGGGCTGCGTAAACCATATCGTCACCGAGCAGTGCGTGATTGACGTCACCCACGACGGACTGGTGCTGGTGGAACTGCTGGAAGGGCTGACGCCGGAGGATATTCAACGCCAGGTTGAACCCCGGCTGCTGATCGCCGAACGGCTGGCAACTATGCAGGCTTAA
- a CDS encoding carbohydrate porin: MKITHHNMRTRMLAAGVVVSGMMLAAGEAVAAAGEEPSGRPLSEAGVWLADHGITPHLFASQLWLGNPSAGTATDEHQTYTMFFAGADFNLDRMGLIPGGHIHFLQLWVPFSHNLQYGNKAGGMLAGDPPPYIPKTAHLLRFTYEQKLFDDKLSIEVGKSNPGAFFGFTNCNVQPSCVNTILNKTAVFGPAPYAGWGARVGYHFTPALESNIGVWRTYQAFPFTNGWERWDDDYDSGDTLLVANVARRVSWQQELYPLNWEVMAFHNFLEYDDPYYTVNGTSKVYDASAAARRHDGVSGVYLTAKKALWRRDNGGDPRDPAPSAVSLHGSVTQTLQSDAYTGASTLADVGLIWSGPWQSRPQDSYGLTFRWARLTEGGQLYLQDMFDSLGGSGWRVPRNEYQLSIDASIMLTPEVNLQMTGARTWNNSNWQYPYSSVKPENGYTFWLQLNVMLDKLLGL; this comes from the coding sequence ATGAAAATAACACATCATAATATGCGGACAAGAATGTTGGCCGCCGGCGTTGTTGTGTCAGGCATGATGCTGGCCGCCGGCGAGGCGGTTGCCGCCGCCGGCGAGGAACCGTCCGGGCGTCCGCTGTCCGAGGCCGGCGTATGGTTGGCGGATCATGGTATTACGCCGCATCTGTTCGCCTCCCAACTGTGGTTGGGCAACCCCAGCGCCGGGACCGCCACCGACGAGCATCAGACCTATACGATGTTTTTCGCCGGCGCCGATTTCAATCTGGATCGCATGGGACTGATCCCCGGCGGCCATATCCACTTCTTGCAACTGTGGGTGCCCTTCTCCCATAACCTGCAATACGGCAATAAGGCGGGCGGGATGCTGGCCGGCGACCCGCCGCCCTATATCCCCAAAACGGCGCATCTGCTGCGTTTCACCTATGAGCAGAAGCTGTTTGACGACAAACTGTCGATCGAAGTGGGTAAGAGCAACCCCGGCGCGTTCTTCGGTTTCACCAACTGTAATGTGCAGCCGTCCTGCGTGAACACTATTCTGAATAAAACGGCGGTATTCGGCCCGGCGCCTTATGCCGGCTGGGGCGCGCGCGTCGGCTACCATTTTACGCCGGCGTTGGAGTCCAATATCGGCGTCTGGCGCACCTATCAGGCGTTTCCGTTCACCAACGGCTGGGAACGGTGGGACGACGACTATGACTCGGGCGATACGCTGCTGGTCGCCAATGTGGCGCGGCGCGTCAGCTGGCAACAGGAGCTTTATCCCCTCAACTGGGAGGTGATGGCGTTCCATAACTTCCTGGAATACGACGACCCCTACTACACGGTGAACGGCACCTCCAAGGTGTATGACGCCAGCGCCGCGGCGCGTCGCCACGACGGCGTCTCCGGCGTCTATCTTACCGCCAAAAAAGCCCTGTGGCGGCGCGACAACGGCGGCGATCCGCGCGATCCCGCGCCCAGCGCCGTAAGTCTGCACGGCAGCGTAACGCAGACCCTGCAATCGGATGCCTACACCGGGGCGTCCACGCTGGCGGATGTCGGGCTAATCTGGTCCGGGCCGTGGCAGAGCCGTCCTCAGGACAGTTATGGCCTGACCTTCCGCTGGGCCAGGCTGACGGAAGGGGGGCAACTCTACCTGCAGGATATGTTCGATTCTCTGGGCGGGTCGGGGTGGCGGGTGCCGCGCAACGAGTATCAGTTGAGCATAGATGCGTCCATCATGCTGACGCCGGAGGTCAACTTGCAGATGACCGGCGCCCGCACCTGGAATAACAGCAACTGGCAGTACCCCTATTCCTCCGTCAAACCGGAGAACGGCTATACGTTCTGGCTGCAACTGAACGTGATGCTGGACAAGCTGCTCGGGCTTTGA
- a CDS encoding FAD-dependent oxidoreductase, whose product MKNRGRTYKRRLAMMLLACGMLGASAHAAITAGQYSATEKGNEGIVGVTVTIDAAGVIKDIAVDASKETPELGGKAGPEVGAAIVEHQSLNVDGVTGATMTSNAVKKAVSAALGQAGADVARYQGKVAKQGRDEETRVDVVVVGGGVSGTAAALAAAEKGAKVLVIEKMPVLGGAGRMASGFTAVESSLQKAKGMKYTAAELTQRLLEYNQYLSNGPLTKRIVDKSASTVDWMIKHGVELEIVATTRDAKRSSVQQAHLEDPIKSDVYHRIKNGGEAAYKTLYDEFAKLGGKVLTQTVGKSLLQDDKGNVTGLIAEKADGGKLTVHAKAVILASGGFGANKKMLDEAMLTANIFPLAWPNMGEGLEMAWKAGGAKWDMQSALIHAAQLVDIEPSEEAHHGGGDAAALDSPLIWLLKSPLLWVDVVGERFADEGHIYDTAFWANVAYSVGGHYYIIVDTPTLQSFSKNAMPFPLSGAGPANPPKPGDFVALADAGTRGGTSKSIVKGKDIAELASRMGIAPESLKATVDRYNGNVKAKQDKDFGKKAEYLAYGIEKGPFYAFKAVVVSLSSLGGVRVNSDLQVTNGDLQPIAGLYAVGNNAAGFYSVPGYPPYQGLANGFALNSGRIAGEHAAQYVVKKP is encoded by the coding sequence ATGAAAAATAGAGGACGCACCTATAAACGGCGGCTCGCCATGATGTTGCTGGCGTGCGGTATGCTGGGCGCATCGGCCCATGCCGCGATTACCGCCGGCCAGTACAGCGCCACGGAAAAGGGCAATGAAGGGATAGTCGGCGTGACGGTCACCATTGATGCCGCGGGGGTTATCAAGGATATCGCGGTGGATGCCAGCAAGGAAACGCCGGAGCTGGGCGGCAAAGCCGGTCCGGAAGTGGGAGCGGCGATTGTCGAGCATCAGAGTCTGAATGTGGACGGCGTGACCGGCGCGACCATGACCAGCAACGCGGTGAAGAAGGCGGTCTCCGCGGCGCTGGGTCAGGCGGGCGCGGACGTGGCGCGCTACCAGGGAAAGGTGGCGAAACAGGGGCGGGATGAGGAAACCCGCGTCGACGTGGTGGTGGTGGGCGGCGGCGTCTCCGGCACCGCCGCCGCGCTGGCCGCGGCGGAAAAAGGCGCCAAGGTGCTGGTGATAGAGAAAATGCCGGTGCTGGGCGGCGCGGGGCGCATGGCCAGCGGTTTTACCGCGGTAGAGTCGTCGCTGCAGAAAGCGAAGGGCATGAAGTACACCGCCGCCGAGCTGACGCAGCGGCTGCTGGAATATAACCAGTATCTCTCCAACGGCCCGTTGACCAAAAGGATCGTCGATAAATCGGCATCGACGGTTGACTGGATGATCAAGCACGGCGTGGAGCTGGAAATCGTGGCGACCACGCGCGACGCCAAACGGAGCTCGGTACAGCAGGCGCACCTGGAAGATCCGATTAAATCTGACGTCTATCACCGCATCAAAAACGGGGGCGAAGCGGCTTATAAGACGCTGTACGACGAGTTCGCCAAGCTGGGCGGCAAAGTGCTGACCCAAACCGTCGGCAAATCGCTGCTTCAGGATGATAAAGGCAACGTGACCGGGCTGATCGCGGAAAAAGCGGACGGCGGTAAGTTAACCGTACACGCCAAGGCGGTGATTCTGGCCAGCGGCGGCTTCGGCGCCAACAAAAAGATGCTGGATGAAGCGATGCTGACGGCGAATATTTTCCCGCTGGCATGGCCTAATATGGGGGAAGGGCTGGAAATGGCCTGGAAGGCCGGCGGCGCGAAATGGGATATGCAGTCCGCCCTGATCCACGCCGCCCAACTGGTCGACATCGAGCCTTCGGAAGAGGCGCATCACGGCGGCGGCGACGCGGCGGCGCTGGACAGCCCGCTGATCTGGCTGCTGAAATCGCCGCTGCTGTGGGTGGATGTGGTCGGCGAACGCTTTGCGGACGAGGGCCATATCTACGATACCGCCTTCTGGGCCAACGTCGCCTACTCCGTCGGCGGCCATTATTACATTATCGTCGATACGCCGACGCTGCAGTCCTTCTCCAAGAACGCCATGCCGTTCCCGCTGTCGGGAGCCGGTCCGGCCAATCCGCCCAAACCCGGCGACTTTGTCGCGCTGGCGGATGCAGGCACCAGAGGCGGAACCAGCAAGTCGATCGTCAAGGGCAAGGACATTGCCGAACTGGCGTCGCGCATGGGGATCGCCCCCGAAAGTCTGAAAGCCACCGTCGACCGCTATAACGGCAACGTGAAGGCCAAACAGGATAAGGATTTCGGCAAAAAGGCGGAATATCTGGCATACGGTATCGAAAAAGGGCCTTTCTATGCCTTTAAAGCGGTGGTGGTCAGTCTAAGCTCCCTGGGCGGCGTGCGGGTGAATTCCGACCTGCAGGTCACCAATGGGGATCTTCAGCCCATTGCCGGTCTGTATGCGGTGGGGAACAATGCGGCCGGCTTTTACAGCGTACCGGGCTATCCGCCTTATCAGGGATTGGCGAACGGCTTTGCGCTCAACTCCGGGCGTATCGCCGGTGAACACGCGGCGCAATATGTTGTGAAAAAACCATAA
- a CDS encoding acetyl-CoA C-acetyltransferase: MTSLVIAGAARTAIGKFGGSLSAFTAPQLGALVMDAAVRRAGLGPAAVDEVIFGNVLQAGLGQNPARQALLQAGLPDTTPATSINMVCGSGLQSVIFAAQSIAAGNADVVLAGGMENMSAAPYLLNQARWGYRMGDQTVTDSMVSDGLFCAVNRYHMGVTAENVAQRYHISRQEQDDVALLSQQRAAAAIERGAFRREIIPVTLKSKRGDTLFAVDEHPRAGVSAESLGKLAPAFNPAGSVTAGNASGINDGAAALAVMSETWAKQRGIRPLARIRAYAVSGVDPAVMGIGPVPATRQALSRAGLTIADIDLVEANEAFAAQFVAVGRELKLDMDKTNINGGAIALGHPIGASGARILVTLLYALADRDKTLGLATLCVGGGQGVAVIVERI, from the coding sequence ATGACATCACTTGTTATTGCCGGCGCGGCGCGTACGGCCATCGGTAAGTTCGGCGGCAGCCTGAGCGCCTTTACCGCGCCGCAACTGGGCGCGTTGGTTATGGATGCGGCGGTTCGCCGGGCGGGTCTCGGACCGGCGGCGGTCGACGAGGTGATTTTCGGCAACGTGCTTCAGGCGGGGTTGGGGCAGAATCCCGCCCGCCAGGCGCTGCTGCAGGCCGGCCTGCCGGATACCACGCCGGCGACCAGCATCAATATGGTGTGCGGCTCCGGCCTGCAAAGCGTGATATTCGCGGCGCAAAGCATTGCCGCCGGTAATGCGGACGTGGTGCTGGCCGGCGGCATGGAAAACATGTCGGCGGCGCCCTATCTGCTCAATCAGGCTCGTTGGGGATACCGTATGGGCGACCAGACGGTAACCGACAGCATGGTCAGCGACGGTCTGTTCTGCGCCGTCAACCGTTACCACATGGGGGTCACGGCGGAAAATGTCGCGCAACGCTACCATATCAGCCGCCAGGAGCAGGACGACGTGGCGCTGCTTTCCCAGCAGCGGGCGGCGGCGGCGATTGAGCGCGGCGCGTTTCGCCGGGAAATCATCCCGGTAACGCTGAAAAGCAAAAGGGGCGACACGCTGTTTGCGGTTGATGAGCACCCGCGGGCGGGCGTCTCGGCGGAAAGCCTGGGCAAACTGGCGCCGGCCTTTAATCCCGCCGGTTCGGTAACGGCCGGCAATGCATCGGGTATTAACGACGGCGCGGCCGCGCTGGCGGTAATGAGCGAAACCTGGGCAAAACAGCGCGGCATCCGGCCTCTGGCGCGCATCCGCGCTTATGCCGTCAGCGGCGTCGATCCCGCTGTAATGGGGATCGGGCCGGTGCCGGCGACCCGGCAGGCGTTGAGCCGGGCGGGGCTGACGATAGCGGATATCGACCTGGTGGAAGCCAACGAAGCCTTTGCCGCGCAGTTTGTCGCCGTCGGCCGCGAACTGAAACTGGACATGGATAAAACCAATATCAATGGCGGCGCCATCGCCCTGGGGCACCCCATCGGCGCATCCGGCGCGCGGATCCTGGTAACGCTGTTGTATGCGCTGGCGGACAGGGATAAAACGCTGGGGCTGGCAACGCTCTGCGTCGGCGGCGGACAAGGCGTGGCGGTGATAGTGGAGCGCATATAG
- a CDS encoding carbohydrate porin — MASELPAGNADAKKLDAPVMDNPYLAKGWYRESEPGLGELLNDKGIVYRGLMLNALFNNISTGARVGHTGGQTIFINAIDLDLAKLANMANSRIHIEGVIFPWHHPGDEDGNMVEFGSYAGSYLGGDQYPSHDASFSPWLSLLTYEISLLEGRLDVEFGKTNLQRYYFSPNCGIDFLCTDALVKWNTGVPDASTGSMGGRVGYKLSRAVTAEAGIQQMREYSSLIKDNGWDAFGMGGGTGTFVVASLRYKTDFSSAPYPEDYQFNYFYADARISDPYEMDKSHRGSGGIVVKFAKTFWSETGKTAATGADIPGNLGYFGTIEHSFDDAKPIDWGLTLGMAYVKPQIALPHWIELDQITGKVMYIHLNKSTLLAQRGTRMSLGGSDQMTSSNEYRIELSSTFSIGTHIKIQPAIEYIVNPDSAISRTSANVPVSGWLVGVTVALMLGNP; from the coding sequence GTGGCGTCAGAACTTCCCGCAGGGAACGCCGACGCGAAAAAGCTTGATGCTCCGGTTATGGATAATCCCTATCTGGCCAAAGGATGGTATCGGGAATCAGAACCGGGGCTGGGTGAACTATTAAACGATAAAGGCATTGTTTATCGCGGCCTGATGTTGAATGCATTGTTCAATAATATCAGCACCGGCGCCCGCGTCGGTCATACCGGCGGCCAGACGATTTTTATCAACGCGATCGATCTGGATTTGGCAAAACTGGCGAATATGGCGAACTCCAGAATTCATATCGAAGGCGTTATATTTCCCTGGCATCATCCGGGAGACGAAGACGGCAATATGGTGGAATTCGGTAGCTATGCCGGCAGTTATCTTGGCGGCGATCAATATCCGTCTCATGATGCCAGCTTTAGTCCCTGGCTTTCGCTTCTTACCTATGAAATTTCGCTGTTGGAGGGGCGGCTTGACGTTGAATTCGGCAAGACGAATCTGCAACGGTATTACTTTTCACCCAACTGCGGCATTGATTTTCTTTGCACGGATGCGCTGGTTAAATGGAATACCGGCGTACCTGACGCCAGTACCGGCAGCATGGGGGGACGGGTAGGCTATAAATTGTCCCGCGCGGTGACGGCGGAAGCCGGAATACAGCAAATGCGCGAGTACAGTTCGCTGATAAAGGATAACGGCTGGGATGCGTTCGGCATGGGCGGAGGGACGGGAACCTTCGTCGTCGCTTCGTTGCGTTACAAGACGGATTTTTCCTCCGCACCCTATCCCGAGGATTACCAGTTCAACTACTTTTATGCGGATGCCCGTATCAGCGATCCTTACGAAATGGATAAAAGCCATCGCGGCTCGGGCGGCATTGTTGTTAAATTTGCCAAAACGTTCTGGTCCGAGACTGGAAAAACCGCCGCTACGGGAGCGGATATTCCCGGTAACCTGGGATATTTCGGCACCATAGAACACTCTTTTGACGATGCCAAACCGATAGACTGGGGCCTTACTTTGGGCATGGCTTACGTCAAGCCGCAAATAGCATTGCCGCACTGGATAGAACTTGATCAAATTACCGGCAAGGTGATGTACATCCATCTCAATAAATCAACGCTATTGGCCCAGCGCGGTACCAGAATGTCGCTGGGCGGCAGCGACCAGATGACCTCCTCCAACGAATACCGCATTGAATTAAGCTCCACTTTCTCTATCGGCACACATATAAAAATCCAGCCGGCTATTGAATATATCGTCAATCCTGATAGCGCAATTTCCAGAACCTCCGCCAACGTACCGGTCAGCGGCTGGCTGGTGGGCGTGACGGTTGCCCTGATGCTGGGTAATCCATAG
- a CDS encoding 3-oxoacid CoA-transferase subunit A, producing the protein MSGKFTSIDEIAALFKDGQTLMCGGFANHGVPNRLIQCVIDSGARHFTLISNDSGDADLTVGRLIHHGLVDKLIASHIGRNTETVALVAAGKIELELVPQGSLAERMRCGGSGLGGVLTKTGIGTMVEEGKQFVEADGERYLLETALRADIGLVRARTADPLGNLTYRGTMRNFNPLVAKASRLTLVDADMLVDVGELGIDCIITPGAYVDKILTLQGERL; encoded by the coding sequence ATGTCGGGAAAATTCACTTCAATAGATGAAATCGCCGCGCTGTTTAAGGACGGGCAAACGCTGATGTGCGGCGGGTTCGCCAACCACGGCGTGCCGAATCGCCTGATTCAGTGCGTAATCGACAGCGGCGCGCGCCACTTCACCCTGATTTCCAACGATAGCGGCGATGCGGATCTGACCGTGGGCAGGCTGATCCACCACGGTCTGGTGGACAAACTGATCGCCTCGCATATCGGGCGCAATACCGAAACGGTGGCGCTGGTCGCCGCCGGAAAAATCGAGCTGGAGCTGGTGCCGCAGGGCAGCCTGGCCGAGCGCATGCGCTGCGGCGGTTCGGGGCTGGGCGGGGTGCTGACCAAAACCGGCATCGGCACCATGGTGGAGGAGGGCAAGCAGTTCGTCGAGGCGGATGGCGAACGCTATCTGCTGGAAACGGCGCTGCGGGCGGATATCGGTCTGGTGCGCGCGCGCACCGCCGATCCGCTGGGCAATCTGACCTATCGCGGCACGATGCGCAATTTCAACCCGCTGGTCGCCAAGGCCTCGCGCCTGACGCTGGTGGATGCCGATATGCTGGTGGACGTGGGCGAGCTCGGCATCGATTGCATCATCACCCCCGGCGCTTACGTAGACAAGATTCTGACGCTGCAAGGAGAACGCTTATGA
- a CDS encoding MFS transporter, translated as MAFNKTANCSTRGDAHPAASSNGFGARGWTIIILQAVMFWIAAGAITHGLNVMLPALSQTYDLDYSTLLALATPASWASIPAGPICAWLCEKRGAKFNIIFCLAACGLCFGLLGYSGSLTGFALLFAGVCFFGTGFAYVGGTAIMTSWFVRKAGLALGWSTVGQTFSSAFFVPTLTALFVWLGIRHGFWGISTMMFIMAVLVLLFVANKPEDIGLAPDNERLSAAELGERMRAHDDYVCPLGVRQLLGMRDVWFMGVATGAIYIMLVGVVSQIVPRLMEMGYELRTAIFYMSASALFGTLGAYGWGWLNQRLGVKRALMVYTVWWMAAVVINLFAHRAFMLWISLLMIGFSLPGATNLSTALIATKFPRRLYIRAIGIVHPIQSVVRCFAFSILAFGLAYLGGYTGAYLLLLGVGALALLLIWLTDVTPVEVDAPAARRAGSPR; from the coding sequence ATGGCGTTTAATAAGACCGCAAATTGTTCTACCCGGGGCGATGCGCATCCCGCCGCCAGCAGCAACGGTTTTGGCGCGCGCGGCTGGACCATCATCATCTTGCAGGCGGTCATGTTCTGGATCGCCGCCGGCGCCATCACCCACGGCCTGAACGTGATGCTGCCGGCGCTGTCGCAGACCTACGATCTGGACTACAGCACGCTGCTGGCGCTGGCGACGCCGGCGTCCTGGGCCTCTATTCCCGCGGGGCCGATATGCGCCTGGCTGTGCGAGAAGAGAGGCGCCAAATTCAACATAATTTTCTGCCTGGCGGCCTGCGGGCTGTGCTTCGGCCTGCTGGGGTACAGCGGTTCGCTAACGGGGTTCGCGCTGCTGTTCGCCGGCGTCTGTTTCTTCGGCACCGGTTTTGCCTACGTGGGCGGCACCGCCATCATGACCAGCTGGTTCGTGCGTAAGGCGGGGCTGGCGCTGGGGTGGAGCACGGTGGGGCAGACGTTTTCCAGCGCGTTTTTCGTTCCCACGCTGACCGCGCTGTTCGTCTGGCTGGGTATCCGCCATGGCTTCTGGGGTATATCGACCATGATGTTTATCATGGCGGTGCTGGTGCTGCTGTTTGTCGCCAATAAACCCGAGGATATCGGCCTGGCCCCGGATAACGAGCGGCTTTCCGCCGCCGAACTGGGCGAGCGCATGCGCGCCCATGACGACTATGTCTGTCCGCTCGGCGTCAGACAATTGCTGGGGATGCGCGACGTGTGGTTTATGGGCGTCGCCACCGGCGCCATCTACATCATGCTGGTGGGCGTGGTCAGCCAGATCGTGCCGCGGCTGATGGAGATGGGTTATGAGCTGCGTACCGCCATCTTTTATATGTCCGCGTCGGCGCTGTTCGGCACGCTGGGGGCTTACGGCTGGGGCTGGCTTAACCAGCGCCTCGGGGTCAAACGGGCGCTGATGGTCTACACCGTCTGGTGGATGGCGGCGGTGGTGATCAACCTGTTCGCTCACCGGGCCTTTATGCTGTGGATCTCCCTGCTGATGATCGGCTTCAGCCTGCCGGGCGCCACCAATTTAAGCACCGCGCTGATCGCCACCAAGTTCCCCCGCCGTCTCTATATTCGCGCCATCGGCATCGTGCACCCGATTCAATCCGTGGTGCGCTGCTTCGCGTTCTCCATTCTGGCTTTCGGCCTGGCGTATCTGGGTGGCTATACCGGCGCCTATCTGCTGCTGCTGGGCGTGGGCGCCCTGGCGCTGCTGCTGATCTGGCTGACCGATGTGACGCCGGTGGAGGTTGACGCGCCCGCCGCTCGGCGGGCCGGATCGCCGCGTTGA
- a CDS encoding thiolase family protein — protein sequence MKQAVIVSAARTPIGRCRGTLAPVPAHMLGALAVKEAVHRAGIDPESIDDVIFANLMNNEINNMGRMVALEAGLPMSVPGITLDRQCAASLNALAYGAIQIMAGFAETVVVGGVESDSRRTWSLEKTETAYSVQPPRFVDIHTSPDRLGNPSMGITAENIARRYLLSRRQLDEFSLRSHQLAAAAWQEGRFDAQVVPVTLPDRRGREIVVRQDESVRPDCSLEALSALRPSFCQEGMVTAGNSSPMSDGAGALVVMERSQAEAQGLEILAVFRGYAAAGVDPNFMGLGPVPATAKLLRQTGLAVEDVDLWELNEAFAAQSLACIRDIGMDPQRVNPNGGAIALGHPLAGSGAILATKTVYDMQRRHLNNAVITFCVGGGQGVAVLLTRE from the coding sequence ATGAAACAGGCAGTCATTGTGTCGGCGGCGCGTACGCCGATCGGCAGATGCCGCGGTACGCTGGCGCCGGTTCCGGCGCATATGCTGGGCGCGCTGGCGGTGAAGGAAGCGGTACATCGGGCCGGGATCGACCCCGAAAGCATTGATGACGTTATCTTTGCCAATTTAATGAATAATGAAATCAATAACATGGGGCGGATGGTGGCGCTGGAAGCGGGGCTGCCCATGTCGGTGCCGGGCATCACGCTCGATCGCCAGTGCGCCGCCTCGCTTAACGCGCTGGCCTACGGCGCGATTCAGATTATGGCCGGCTTCGCCGAGACGGTGGTGGTCGGCGGCGTGGAGAGCGATTCCCGGCGCACCTGGTCGCTGGAGAAAACCGAAACGGCGTATTCGGTGCAGCCGCCGCGCTTTGTGGATATCCATACCTCGCCGGATCGGCTGGGCAATCCCTCCATGGGCATCACCGCGGAAAATATTGCCCGGCGCTATTTGCTGAGCCGCCGGCAACTGGACGAATTTTCGCTGCGCAGCCACCAGTTGGCCGCGGCCGCCTGGCAGGAAGGGCGTTTCGACGCCCAGGTGGTGCCGGTTACGCTGCCGGATCGCCGCGGGCGGGAGATCGTGGTGCGGCAGGATGAGTCGGTGCGTCCCGACTGTTCGCTGGAGGCGCTCTCCGCTCTGCGCCCCAGTTTTTGCCAGGAGGGCATGGTAACCGCCGGCAACAGCTCGCCGATGAGCGACGGCGCAGGCGCGCTGGTGGTGATGGAGCGCTCGCAGGCCGAGGCGCAGGGGCTGGAGATCCTGGCGGTATTCCGCGGCTATGCCGCCGCCGGCGTGGATCCCAACTTTATGGGGCTGGGGCCGGTGCCGGCGACGGCCAAACTGCTGCGCCAGACCGGACTGGCGGTCGAGGACGTTGATCTGTGGGAGCTGAACGAGGCGTTCGCCGCCCAGTCCCTGGCCTGTATCCGCGATATCGGCATGGATCCGCAGCGGGTCAACCCCAACGGCGGGGCGATCGCGCTCGGACATCCGCTGGCCGGAAGCGGCGCCATTCTGGCCACTAAAACCGTTTACGACATGCAACGCCGTCACCTGAACAACGCCGTGATTACCTTTTGCGTCGGCGGCGGTCAGGGCGTTGCGGTCCTGCTGACGAGGGAATGA
- a CDS encoding 3-keto-5-aminohexanoate cleavage protein: MNTGNDVIISAALTGAVTPKEINEHIPLTPEEIAADAYRCWRQGAAIVHLHMRDDQGQGTMDCDKFAETIRLLRGYRDCDVIINCTTSGDHRASDAQRMEHVSRLEGIEIASWDAGSFNWMPGGVFINSPQFLGKLGEILSERGIKPEVEIFDSGMLGVAGYFVEQGKLRAPLHYQFCLGVPGGMPATVENLNYLVAHIPADATWSAFGVGKHHLPILFATLALGGHVRVGLEDNVYFSKGVKATNPQLVERAAQAVRLAGKQVATPAVARKLLGLRPL; the protein is encoded by the coding sequence ATGAACACAGGCAACGACGTTATTATTTCCGCCGCCCTGACCGGCGCGGTAACGCCAAAAGAGATCAATGAACATATCCCACTGACTCCGGAGGAAATCGCCGCCGACGCCTACCGCTGTTGGCGGCAGGGCGCCGCCATCGTGCATCTGCATATGCGCGACGACCAGGGGCAGGGCACGATGGACTGCGACAAATTTGCCGAAACCATCCGTCTGCTGCGCGGCTACCGCGACTGCGATGTGATTATCAACTGCACCACCTCCGGCGATCATCGGGCCAGCGATGCGCAGCGTATGGAACACGTTTCCCGGCTGGAAGGGATTGAAATCGCTTCCTGGGACGCCGGCTCGTTTAACTGGATGCCCGGCGGCGTGTTTATCAATTCCCCGCAGTTCCTGGGCAAACTGGGAGAAATCCTCAGCGAACGAGGGATCAAGCCGGAAGTGGAGATCTTCGACAGCGGCATGCTGGGTGTCGCCGGCTATTTTGTCGAACAGGGCAAATTACGCGCTCCGCTGCACTATCAATTCTGTCTCGGCGTGCCGGGGGGAATGCCCGCCACGGTGGAGAATCTGAACTATCTGGTGGCGCATATTCCCGCCGACGCCACCTGGTCGGCCTTTGGCGTCGGCAAACACCATCTGCCGATTCTGTTCGCCACCCTGGCGCTGGGCGGCCATGTGCGGGTGGGTCTGGAAGACAACGTCTATTTCAGCAAAGGGGTGAAAGCCACCAATCCACAGCTGGTGGAGCGCGCGGCGCAGGCCGTTCGCCTGGCGGGCAAACAGGTGGCGACGCCGGCCGTCGCCAGAAAACTATTGGGGCTGCGTCCTCTGTAG